In a genomic window of Streptomyces noursei ATCC 11455:
- a CDS encoding SRPBCC family protein, with protein MPTGLTEDAGWQIGVSRTLPHPPSAVWDFISGPEGLALWLGPGATLTPERGTPYRTAAGVAGEVRGYRPGDRIRVTHDTTTVQVALRPTVDGAGTMLRFHQEHLSNADEREQQRAHWQQVMGKVATALDEQ; from the coding sequence ATGCCCACCGGACTCACCGAGGACGCCGGCTGGCAGATCGGCGTCTCCCGCACCCTGCCCCACCCGCCCTCCGCCGTCTGGGACTTCATCAGCGGTCCCGAAGGACTCGCGCTCTGGCTCGGCCCCGGTGCCACCCTCACCCCCGAGCGTGGCACCCCCTACCGGACGGCCGCAGGCGTGGCGGGCGAAGTGCGCGGTTACCGGCCGGGCGACCGGATCCGCGTCACCCACGACACCACCACCGTCCAGGTCGCTCTCCGCCCTACCGTCGACGGGGCCGGAACCATGCTCCGCTTCCACCAGGAACACCTGTCCAACGCCGACGAGCGCGAACAGCAACGAGCCCATTGGCAACAGGTCATGGGCAAGGTCGCCACCGCTCTCGACGAGCAGTAG
- a CDS encoding NAD-dependent epimerase/dehydratase family protein yields MLTLVTGATGQVGRRFVPRLLQGAVTGGEVRVLVRDAARGEHFAELGAQVLVGDLRDVEVLGKATAGVDAVVNVAAAFRGVPDEEARAVNRDAAVELGRAAVASGVRRFVQVSTALVYGRGRGRALVESDETVPGGHLWGAYPESKWEAERALGALDGLDDLRIGRLPFVYGEGDPHLANAMEWAQNWPAMQRLHMGHHLDVAQGLRRLLYAPGAHGVYNIADDAPVTTVDLFQFHGLPVPQEVYDKDTPDQWHSVMSTTRIRHELGYRPLIPSVWTARDAGVL; encoded by the coding sequence ATGCTGACGTTGGTGACAGGGGCGACGGGCCAGGTCGGGCGGCGGTTCGTGCCGCGACTGTTGCAGGGCGCGGTGACTGGCGGCGAGGTGCGGGTCCTGGTGCGGGACGCGGCGCGCGGCGAGCACTTCGCCGAACTCGGCGCCCAGGTGCTGGTCGGCGACCTGCGCGATGTGGAGGTGCTCGGCAAGGCGACGGCGGGCGTGGACGCGGTGGTGAACGTCGCCGCCGCTTTCCGCGGGGTGCCCGACGAGGAGGCGCGGGCGGTCAACCGGGACGCGGCCGTCGAGCTGGGCCGGGCCGCGGTGGCCTCGGGCGTCCGACGATTCGTCCAGGTCAGCACCGCGCTGGTGTACGGCAGGGGGCGCGGCAGGGCGCTGGTCGAGAGCGACGAGACGGTGCCGGGCGGTCATCTCTGGGGCGCCTATCCCGAGTCCAAGTGGGAGGCGGAGCGCGCGCTCGGGGCGTTGGACGGCCTCGACGACCTGCGCATCGGACGGTTGCCGTTCGTGTACGGCGAGGGGGACCCCCATCTGGCCAACGCGATGGAGTGGGCTCAGAACTGGCCCGCCATGCAGCGCCTGCACATGGGCCACCACCTGGATGTGGCGCAGGGCCTGCGGCGGTTGCTGTACGCGCCGGGAGCGCACGGCGTCTACAACATCGCCGACGATGCCCCGGTCACCACGGTCGACCTCTTCCAGTTCCACGGCCTGCCGGTACCGCAGGAGGTGTACGACAAGGACACCCCGGACCAATGGCACAGCGTGATGTCGACGACCCGCATCCGTCACGAACTGGGCTACCGCCCGCTGATCCCGTCGGTGTGGACGGCGCGGGACGCGGGCGTGCTGTAG
- a CDS encoding NHL domain-containing protein produces the protein MSTAQAATTSGEDCAPPISTFAGTGVGGFAGDNGPAVSAQSRYPYGVAVDSAGTLYFSEFGNHRVRRITTDGKISTVVGTGTKGFSGDCGPAVSAQLNLPRGVAVDSAGAVYIADSDNHRVRKVTADGKISTVAGTGTKGFSGDGGPATAAQLDDPRGVAVDSTGVLYVSEYNNRRVRKITTDGKISTVAGTGTAGSDGDGGPAISAQLSRPRGMEVGRAGELYIADEGNHRVRKVTADGKISTVAGTGTAGFTGDDGPATAAQLDRPFEVTVDSIGTLYIGDYGNHRVRKVTADGKISTVAGTGTAGFTGDDGPATSAQLNKPIGVVVNRVGTLYIADHANNRVRKVALPKRAGLPDSGTVVSWANVRSRLRMAVQRESTKDGAEIHQSLATPRGHQRWRLVVAGQDDGDNLYTIENVRSGKVLEIAGGHETAGAVVAQRAYEGDDAHHQQWRLIPVSSATDSPPVYEIANRNSGLILRVDTNARTAITQHRAEGDHRERQWQLLPV, from the coding sequence ATGAGCACTGCCCAGGCGGCAACCACAAGTGGCGAGGACTGCGCCCCTCCGATCAGCACGTTCGCGGGGACCGGGGTCGGTGGGTTCGCAGGGGACAACGGGCCTGCCGTTTCGGCCCAGTCGAGATACCCGTACGGGGTCGCGGTGGACAGCGCCGGCACCCTCTACTTCTCCGAGTTCGGCAACCACCGGGTCCGGAGGATCACGACTGACGGGAAGATCAGCACGGTCGTAGGCACGGGCACCAAGGGCTTCAGCGGTGACTGCGGCCCCGCCGTCTCGGCCCAACTGAACCTTCCGCGCGGGGTGGCGGTGGACAGTGCGGGCGCCGTCTACATCGCCGATTCCGACAACCACCGGGTCCGGAAGGTCACGGCCGACGGGAAGATCAGCACGGTCGCCGGCACGGGCACCAAGGGCTTCAGCGGTGACGGCGGTCCCGCCACCGCAGCCCAGTTGGACGACCCGCGCGGGGTGGCGGTGGACAGCACCGGCGTCCTCTATGTCTCCGAGTACAACAACCGCCGAGTTCGGAAGATCACGACTGACGGGAAGATCAGCACGGTCGCGGGGACCGGGACCGCGGGATCCGACGGAGACGGCGGTCCGGCGATTTCGGCCCAGCTGAGCCGCCCGAGGGGAATGGAGGTGGGCCGCGCGGGCGAGCTCTACATCGCCGATGAAGGAAACCACCGGGTCCGGAAGGTCACGGCCGACGGGAAGATCAGCACGGTCGCCGGCACGGGCACCGCGGGCTTCACCGGTGACGACGGCCCAGCCACCGCTGCCCAGTTGGACCGCCCGTTCGAGGTGACGGTGGACAGCATCGGCACCCTCTACATCGGCGATTACGGCAACCACCGGGTCCGGAAGGTCACGGCCGACGGGAAGATCAGCACGGTCGCCGGCACGGGCACCGCGGGCTTCACCGGTGACGACGGCCCAGCCACTTCGGCCCAGCTGAACAAACCGATCGGCGTCGTCGTGAACCGCGTCGGCACCCTCTACATCGCCGACCACGCCAACAACCGGGTTCGCAAGGTCGCGTTGCCGAAGCGGGCCGGGCTGCCCGATTCGGGCACGGTGGTCTCCTGGGCCAACGTCCGCAGCAGGCTGCGGATGGCGGTCCAGCGCGAGTCCACCAAGGACGGGGCCGAGATCCACCAGTCCCTCGCCACCCCCAGGGGTCACCAGCGGTGGCGACTGGTCGTCGCGGGCCAGGACGACGGCGACAACCTGTACACGATCGAGAACGTGCGCAGCGGCAAGGTCCTGGAGATCGCCGGAGGGCACGAGACGGCCGGAGCAGTGGTCGCGCAACGCGCCTACGAGGGTGACGACGCCCACCACCAGCAGTGGAGGCTGATCCCGGTCAGCTCCGCGACCGACAGCCCGCCGGTGTACGAGATCGCGAACCGGAACAGCGGTCTGATTCTGCGCGTCGACACCAACGCCCGCACAGCGATCACGCAGCACCGGGCGGAGGGCGACCACCGGGAACGGCAGTGGCAGCTGCTCCCCGTGTGA
- a CDS encoding flavin monoamine oxidase family protein yields the protein MHDVIIIGGGISGATAARELGTAGHSVVLLEARDRLGGRTWTSTFPGTDTPVDLGGMWLGRRDTFHRIYAEAARYQLPVVQSPSTTVSSLFIDGIRHTDPQALPPGYGAEIEGAIRRMTETARATGPHLNDPDRTRPLDVSIRQYLSTFGMSPTALATLCQQASVHYGAPADEISALYLLGEIATRYTLFAQQTLALDVLDSFRDGTKALLDALIADAGAEVHLSSPVRRVTQTSDHVEVITDADERFLARTAVVATPLNCWHTIDFHPALHPAKEAVSAQGHAGHFAKVWLLAEGLPDPSFFAAGTPDGFQWIRTERVTAQGSLLTGFGDPVASPDLYTLSGAQKALAAYAPEARVKAVHSHDWNEDPYSRGTWIAYRPGWLTTHGPAISAPEGRIAFAGGDTSTNFNALWMDGAVDTGIRAAAHTRTLLKTPRTHA from the coding sequence ATGCACGACGTGATCATCATCGGCGGCGGCATCTCCGGCGCCACCGCCGCCCGCGAACTGGGGACAGCAGGACATTCCGTGGTGCTGCTGGAAGCCCGCGACCGCCTCGGAGGACGGACCTGGACCAGCACCTTCCCCGGCACCGACACACCCGTCGACCTCGGCGGCATGTGGCTGGGCCGCCGCGACACCTTCCACCGCATCTACGCCGAGGCCGCCCGCTATCAACTCCCCGTCGTGCAAAGCCCCAGCACGACCGTCAGCAGCCTGTTCATCGACGGCATCCGCCACACCGACCCGCAGGCCCTGCCCCCCGGCTACGGCGCCGAAATCGAGGGCGCCATCCGGCGGATGACCGAAACCGCCCGGGCCACCGGCCCCCACCTCAACGACCCCGACCGCACCCGTCCGCTGGATGTGTCGATCCGTCAGTACCTGTCCACGTTCGGCATGTCCCCCACGGCGCTCGCCACCCTCTGCCAGCAGGCGTCGGTGCACTACGGAGCCCCCGCCGACGAGATCTCCGCGCTGTACCTTCTCGGTGAGATCGCCACCCGGTACACCCTGTTCGCGCAGCAGACGCTGGCGCTCGACGTCCTCGACAGCTTCCGCGACGGGACGAAGGCCCTCCTGGACGCGCTCATCGCCGATGCCGGCGCCGAGGTCCACCTGTCCTCTCCCGTGCGCCGTGTCACCCAGACCTCCGACCACGTGGAGGTCATCACCGACGCCGACGAGCGGTTCCTCGCCCGCACCGCGGTCGTCGCCACTCCGTTGAACTGCTGGCACACCATCGACTTCCACCCGGCCCTGCACCCCGCCAAGGAGGCCGTCAGCGCCCAGGGCCACGCCGGGCACTTCGCCAAGGTCTGGCTGCTGGCCGAGGGCTTGCCCGATCCGTCCTTCTTCGCCGCGGGCACCCCGGACGGATTCCAGTGGATCCGCACCGAACGGGTCACCGCCCAGGGCAGCCTGCTCACCGGCTTCGGCGACCCCGTGGCCTCCCCCGACCTGTACACCCTGTCGGGTGCGCAGAAGGCCCTGGCCGCCTACGCGCCGGAGGCCCGTGTCAAGGCCGTGCACAGCCACGACTGGAACGAGGACCCCTACTCGCGCGGCACGTGGATCGCCTACCGCCCCGGCTGGCTCACCACACACGGACCCGCCATCAGCGCCCCCGAAGGACGCATCGCCTTCGCCGGAGGCGACACCTCCACCAACTTCAACGCGCTGTGGATGGACGGGGCCGTCGACACCGGCATCCGCGCCGCCGCCCACACCCGAACCCTCCTGAAAACCCCGCGCACCCACGCCTGA
- a CDS encoding CGNR zinc finger domain-containing protein, translated as MDAVANRGLVLRSHTGAAYRFDPGALCLELLPTGGPGPLSRYEVLHQPADLTAWAEQSRLTPTPDLRITESEVADARRLRNALFRAAAALTHHEPPTPGDLDVINDAAAHTPLAPVIGADGKRHWAGTGSGTQLLATVARDAVDLLTGPLAPRIRTCAAEDCHLIYVDISRPGRRRWCSMEHCGNRHKVRALRTRRFEKG; from the coding sequence ATGGACGCTGTCGCAAACCGAGGGCTCGTACTGCGCTCCCACACCGGTGCCGCCTACCGGTTCGACCCCGGCGCCCTGTGCCTGGAACTGCTCCCCACCGGAGGCCCCGGCCCCCTCAGCCGGTACGAGGTACTGCACCAGCCCGCCGACCTGACCGCCTGGGCCGAGCAGTCACGTCTCACCCCGACCCCCGACCTGCGGATCACGGAAAGCGAGGTGGCCGACGCGCGTCGACTACGCAACGCCCTGTTCCGGGCAGCCGCCGCCCTCACCCACCACGAGCCGCCCACGCCCGGCGATCTGGACGTGATCAACGATGCGGCGGCGCATACACCGCTGGCTCCCGTCATCGGCGCGGACGGAAAGCGGCACTGGGCCGGCACCGGCAGCGGCACCCAACTGCTCGCCACCGTCGCGCGCGACGCCGTGGACCTCCTCACCGGCCCCCTCGCCCCCCGCATCCGGACGTGCGCGGCCGAGGACTGCCACCTCATCTACGTCGACATCTCGCGCCCCGGCCGCCGCCGCTGGTGCTCCATGGAGCACTGCGGCAACCGCCACAAAGTCCGCGCCCTGCGTACCCGCCGGTTCGAGAAAGGATGA
- a CDS encoding FG-GAP-like repeat-containing protein, with translation MPVPIEELKLEIVNAATGKPLGAEAAPSADGVLVVRDFPDGGPSPEQWQLAPVPAAQGEEAEDNQAYVIRNAVSGQVLDDPAAADRAVRQSDAADGNQSQRWHVVPVEGEAGLYFIEGATDGAVLDLADPGADATGIVLREHDDSAESQRWRFVPAEPERTSDPVLRWSALGHWNGRRSWRLAPSTALRPAPGATPSFSNMLLVLEQFGSDEDAGGWKSEGVTLPQAPGFARAGDAPFPGGQPGWWAGAGARFLADTTGAKRADIVGLKLAEGAATSSSRGDGTFDDEERVLHPPVPSASPEDLWTFADTTGDGKPDVVVLAADGVRLSPKGEDGTFAPAGGEPALKAFGHGEQAGGWLADKHPRFLVDTTGDGRLDVVGCHDDGVWLSLQDEEGKFAPIGDEPVLRAFGHDEKAGGWLADKHPRFLVDTTGDGRLDIVGCHDDGVWVSHQDEDGTFADPLYVLDDFGVDQGWKSVEEHPRFLLRTTAGGTPDIVGFGPQGVVVARGRGDGTFEPAKLVLNDFGIAQGWTSGKHLRFLADVTGDGNPDIVGFGNEGVWVSHSRGDGRFEQAQLVCRGFGYNEDAGAWRVDRHPRFLADITGEGRVDIVGFGGPGVYVARNLFRRFRTR, from the coding sequence ATGCCCGTGCCCATCGAAGAACTGAAACTGGAGATCGTCAACGCCGCCACGGGGAAGCCGCTCGGCGCCGAGGCCGCGCCGAGCGCGGACGGGGTGCTCGTCGTCCGCGACTTCCCCGATGGCGGCCCGAGCCCGGAGCAGTGGCAGCTCGCCCCCGTGCCGGCCGCGCAAGGCGAGGAAGCAGAGGACAATCAGGCATATGTGATCCGCAACGCGGTCAGCGGCCAGGTGCTCGACGACCCCGCCGCCGCGGACCGCGCCGTCCGCCAGTCGGATGCCGCCGACGGCAATCAGAGCCAGCGGTGGCACGTCGTCCCCGTTGAGGGCGAAGCGGGCCTCTACTTCATCGAGGGCGCGACCGACGGCGCCGTCCTCGATCTCGCCGACCCCGGCGCGGACGCAACCGGGATCGTCCTGCGCGAGCACGACGACAGCGCGGAGAGCCAGCGGTGGCGGTTCGTGCCGGCCGAGCCCGAGCGCACCAGCGACCCCGTGCTGCGCTGGTCGGCACTGGGCCACTGGAACGGCCGCCGGTCCTGGCGGCTGGCCCCCTCGACCGCACTGCGGCCGGCCCCCGGCGCGACGCCCTCCTTCAGCAACATGCTCCTGGTCCTGGAGCAGTTCGGGAGCGACGAGGACGCCGGGGGGTGGAAGAGCGAAGGGGTCACCCTTCCCCAAGCTCCCGGCTTCGCTCGGGCAGGGGATGCCCCGTTCCCCGGTGGGCAACCGGGCTGGTGGGCCGGGGCCGGTGCGCGCTTCCTCGCCGACACCACGGGAGCCAAGCGGGCGGACATCGTCGGGCTCAAGCTCGCGGAAGGGGCCGCGACGTCGTCCAGCCGAGGCGACGGCACCTTCGACGACGAGGAGCGCGTGCTGCACCCGCCCGTACCCTCCGCGAGCCCCGAAGACCTGTGGACTTTCGCGGACACGACGGGCGACGGCAAGCCCGATGTCGTCGTGCTCGCCGCCGACGGTGTCCGGTTGTCCCCCAAAGGCGAGGACGGGACGTTCGCGCCCGCGGGCGGCGAGCCGGCCCTCAAGGCGTTCGGCCACGGCGAGCAGGCCGGCGGGTGGCTGGCCGACAAGCATCCGCGCTTCCTCGTCGACACCACCGGTGACGGCAGGCTGGACGTGGTCGGCTGCCACGACGACGGCGTCTGGCTGTCGCTCCAGGACGAGGAAGGAAAGTTCGCACCCATCGGCGACGAACCCGTTCTCCGGGCGTTCGGCCACGACGAGAAGGCGGGCGGGTGGCTGGCCGACAAGCATCCGCGCTTCCTCGTCGACACCACCGGTGACGGCAGGCTCGACATCGTCGGCTGCCACGACGACGGCGTCTGGGTGTCGCACCAGGACGAGGACGGGACGTTCGCCGACCCCCTGTACGTCCTCGACGACTTCGGGGTCGACCAGGGGTGGAAATCGGTCGAGGAGCACCCCCGGTTCCTGCTCAGGACCACCGCTGGCGGAACACCCGACATCGTCGGGTTCGGCCCGCAGGGCGTCGTCGTCGCACGCGGGCGCGGCGACGGCACGTTCGAGCCCGCGAAGCTCGTCCTGAACGACTTCGGGATCGCCCAGGGGTGGACGAGCGGCAAGCACCTTCGGTTCCTCGCCGACGTCACCGGCGACGGCAACCCGGACATCGTCGGCTTCGGCAACGAGGGGGTCTGGGTGTCGCACAGCCGCGGCGACGGCCGGTTCGAGCAGGCCCAGTTGGTGTGCCGAGGGTTCGGGTACAACGAGGACGCAGGCGCCTGGCGGGTCGACCGCCACCCCCGCTTCCTCGCCGACATCACCGGCGAAGGGCGCGTCGACATCGTCGGCTTCGGCGGTCCGGGCGTGTACGTGGCCCGGAACCTCTTCCGCCGCTTCAGGACCCGATAA
- a CDS encoding aminotransferase class V-fold PLP-dependent enzyme — protein MTPDEFRRHGRQVVDWIAAYQEKIESYPVRSQVEPGEVLGALPPSPPETGEGFEGVLADLDRVLMPGITHWQHPSFFAYFPANASGPAILGDLLSSGLGVQGMLWATSPACTELETRVVDWLAQLLGLPEAFRGNGVIQDSASSASLVAVVAALHRAGGGKPGQDGVSARYTLYTSSQTHSSLEKAARICGLGAAAVRVVDVDPQTLAMDPACLETTIAQDRAAGAVPLLVCATVGTTSTTAIDPVPEIGEVCRRNGAWLHVDAAYAGVAAVCPELRWLNDGLAQYADSYVTNPHKWMLTNFDCTALWVADRAPLVGALSVLPEYLRNQATASGEVIDYRDWQIPLGRRFRALKLWSVIRWYGAQGLRAHIRNGVGLAQELAGWIAADAAFHVHPHHPLGLVCFHPLWPQLPDTEADAATLRIMQRLNDSGELYLTHAKAGGRVLLRMAIGAPGTEQRHVRRAWDRITAAVRAGNAP, from the coding sequence ATGACGCCGGATGAGTTCCGGCGTCACGGCCGGCAGGTGGTCGACTGGATCGCCGCCTACCAGGAGAAGATCGAGTCGTACCCGGTGCGGTCCCAGGTAGAGCCGGGTGAGGTACTGGGCGCGCTGCCGCCGAGTCCACCGGAGACGGGCGAGGGTTTCGAGGGGGTGTTGGCGGATCTGGACCGGGTGCTGATGCCTGGCATCACGCACTGGCAGCATCCCTCGTTCTTCGCGTATTTCCCGGCCAACGCCAGCGGCCCGGCGATCCTGGGCGACCTGCTCTCGTCCGGGCTGGGTGTTCAGGGCATGCTGTGGGCGACCAGTCCGGCCTGCACCGAGCTGGAGACCCGCGTGGTCGACTGGCTGGCGCAGCTGCTGGGCCTGCCGGAGGCGTTCCGGGGCAACGGTGTCATCCAGGACTCGGCGTCCAGTGCTTCGTTGGTGGCGGTCGTCGCCGCGCTGCACCGAGCGGGTGGGGGGAAGCCCGGGCAGGACGGCGTCAGCGCGCGGTACACGCTCTACACCAGCTCACAGACCCACTCCTCGCTGGAGAAGGCTGCGCGGATCTGTGGGCTCGGCGCGGCTGCCGTGCGGGTGGTGGACGTCGATCCACAGACCCTGGCGATGGACCCGGCCTGCCTGGAGACGACGATCGCCCAGGACCGCGCGGCCGGTGCCGTGCCGCTGCTGGTGTGTGCGACGGTCGGCACGACCTCGACCACCGCGATCGACCCGGTGCCCGAGATCGGCGAGGTGTGCCGCCGCAACGGTGCCTGGCTGCACGTGGACGCGGCCTATGCGGGCGTGGCGGCGGTGTGCCCGGAACTGCGCTGGCTCAACGACGGACTGGCGCAGTATGCCGACTCCTACGTCACCAACCCGCACAAGTGGATGCTCACCAACTTCGACTGCACCGCGCTGTGGGTGGCCGACCGCGCACCGCTGGTGGGTGCGCTCTCGGTCCTCCCCGAGTACCTGCGCAACCAGGCCACCGCCTCGGGCGAGGTCATCGACTACCGCGACTGGCAGATCCCGCTCGGCCGCCGTTTTCGCGCCCTCAAGCTGTGGTCGGTGATCCGCTGGTACGGGGCGCAGGGGCTGCGGGCACACATCCGCAACGGTGTCGGCCTGGCGCAGGAGCTGGCCGGGTGGATCGCGGCCGATGCGGCATTCCACGTGCACCCCCACCACCCGCTGGGCCTGGTCTGCTTCCACCCGCTATGGCCTCAACTGCCCGACACCGAGGCGGACGCGGCCACCCTGCGGATCATGCAACGGCTCAACGACTCCGGCGAGTTGTACCTCACCCACGCCAAGGCCGGCGGCCGGGTGCTGCTGCGCATGGCCATCGGCGCACCGGGCACCGAGCAGCGGCATGTGCGACGTGCCTGGGACCGGATCACCGCCGCCGTACGCGCCGGGAACGCACCCTGA
- a CDS encoding class I SAM-dependent methyltransferase, protein MTSDVAQLYETFPFPSPAEDAPVMEMVAEQLPFVLRDTELEGWEILDAGCGTGSILMALARRYPKARFTGVDACRRSLEIARRSAERYGVTNVEFVHGSMPELDLQRRFDLAVCCGVLHHLPSPRAGLQWLTEHLTDDGLVYLWLYDAVGEHGRMLDRELVQLLTSPDNHEGGLATIRDLGLELSLADYGFPVGWTGTALTTAEQDVADADAYLNPVVLPMRFADMPELFAGLPLTWLAADRVFHPGGISLVDLAGTEAESTRDGAVFVRPEDLFDRPGLQARVRALGNLDRLRAIELRLRPTGFEVLAGRGAGLDRCLPRIAGNLLPYGDGPEPGAR, encoded by the coding sequence ATGACGAGCGACGTCGCACAGCTCTACGAGACCTTTCCCTTCCCTTCTCCGGCGGAGGACGCTCCGGTCATGGAGATGGTCGCCGAGCAACTCCCCTTCGTTCTGCGGGACACCGAGTTGGAGGGCTGGGAGATCCTCGACGCCGGGTGCGGAACCGGCTCCATCCTGATGGCGCTCGCCCGGCGTTACCCCAAGGCCCGGTTCACGGGGGTGGACGCCTGCCGCCGTTCCCTTGAGATCGCACGGCGGTCCGCCGAGCGGTACGGGGTGACCAATGTCGAGTTCGTTCACGGCAGCATGCCGGAATTGGACCTGCAGCGCCGGTTCGACCTGGCGGTGTGCTGTGGGGTGCTGCACCATCTCCCCTCGCCTCGGGCCGGGCTGCAGTGGCTCACCGAGCACCTCACGGACGACGGACTCGTCTATCTGTGGCTGTACGACGCGGTCGGCGAACACGGACGGATGTTGGACCGGGAGCTGGTGCAGCTGCTCACATCGCCCGACAACCACGAGGGCGGGCTCGCCACGATCCGCGACCTCGGACTCGAACTGTCGCTGGCGGACTACGGCTTCCCCGTCGGTTGGACCGGTACCGCGCTCACGACGGCCGAACAGGACGTCGCGGACGCCGACGCCTACCTCAACCCCGTGGTCCTGCCGATGCGCTTCGCCGACATGCCCGAGTTGTTCGCGGGCCTGCCCCTGACCTGGCTGGCCGCGGACCGGGTCTTCCATCCGGGCGGCATCAGCCTCGTCGATCTCGCCGGCACCGAGGCGGAAAGCACCCGCGATGGCGCGGTGTTCGTGCGCCCCGAGGACCTCTTCGACCGACCGGGCCTGCAGGCGCGGGTCCGTGCGTTGGGGAACCTCGACCGGCTGCGGGCGATCGAGTTGCGGCTGCGGCCGACCGGCTTCGAGGTCCTCGCCGGTCGTGGCGCCGGGCTCGACCGCTGTCTCCCCCGCATCGCGGGCAATCTGCTGCCGTACGGCGACGGCCCCGAGCCCGGCGCACGCTGA
- a CDS encoding carbamoyltransferase N-terminal domain-containing protein has translation MSEKTRHLGEERLEAMLICGLKLTHDGGVAVIEDGTLLCSIEMEKLNGNPRYQPLDRLETVEDVLAEQGVRPSDLDAVVVDGWMAAPSEPTPWLRELTHHGRPVALEVAPYSEADRNAKAALHRYEFDGLPLGNRVIRYASYHHGTQHLLGAYCTSPFAARGESALGIVWDGGTVPRLYRVDTAPFRVRSLGPLFPVYGNAFADYCAQWDPFRSRATSQQDEQEITNAAVPRNLDVAGKAMAYAALGRDEHTLYRAFDTQLDRIPLTFDTGIELAEWCREHRDEVLPGGSEADFIASFQGYLGARLLTALRERMAELAPDLRSPNLCLSGGCALNIKWNSLIRNSGLFTEVWIPPFPNDSGAALGTAAAEMMTQEGRTALDWDVFRGPRLLPATDVPGWTWEPCDAAGLAKVLHETAEPVVVLNGRAELGPRALGGRSILATATDPKTKDRLNDIKGRANYRPVAPICLEHRAPEIFAPGCPDPYMLFDHEVRPGWHTKIPAVVHLDGTARLQTVTEHHNPLLAAVLTEYEHLSGVPVLCNTSANDQGCGFFPDVRAAARWGRADLLWSDGRLYSRK, from the coding sequence ATGTCGGAGAAGACGAGACACCTCGGAGAAGAGAGGCTGGAAGCAATGCTGATCTGCGGGCTGAAGCTGACACACGACGGCGGGGTCGCCGTCATCGAGGACGGCACGCTACTGTGCAGCATCGAGATGGAGAAACTGAACGGCAACCCGCGCTACCAACCGCTGGACCGCCTGGAAACCGTCGAGGACGTCCTGGCCGAGCAGGGAGTGCGGCCGTCCGACCTCGACGCCGTCGTGGTCGACGGGTGGATGGCGGCGCCGAGCGAACCCACACCATGGCTGAGGGAGTTGACGCACCACGGGCGACCGGTGGCGCTTGAGGTCGCGCCGTACTCCGAGGCGGACCGCAACGCCAAGGCGGCACTGCACCGCTACGAGTTCGACGGCCTGCCGCTGGGCAACCGCGTCATCCGCTACGCCAGCTACCACCACGGGACGCAGCATCTGCTCGGGGCCTACTGCACCAGCCCGTTCGCCGCCCGCGGCGAATCCGCACTCGGCATCGTCTGGGACGGCGGCACCGTTCCCCGGCTGTACAGGGTGGACACCGCCCCGTTCCGGGTACGGAGCCTGGGGCCCCTCTTCCCCGTCTACGGCAACGCCTTCGCCGACTACTGCGCCCAGTGGGACCCGTTCCGCTCCCGGGCGACCTCGCAACAGGACGAGCAGGAGATCACCAACGCCGCCGTACCCCGAAACCTCGACGTGGCGGGCAAGGCGATGGCGTACGCCGCCCTGGGACGGGACGAACACACCCTGTACCGAGCCTTCGACACCCAACTGGACCGCATTCCGCTCACGTTCGACACCGGCATCGAGCTGGCCGAGTGGTGCCGCGAGCACCGCGACGAGGTGTTGCCCGGCGGCTCGGAAGCCGACTTCATCGCCAGCTTCCAGGGCTATCTCGGCGCCAGACTGCTGACCGCGCTGCGTGAGCGCATGGCGGAACTCGCACCCGACCTGCGCAGCCCGAATCTGTGCCTGTCGGGCGGGTGCGCCCTCAACATCAAGTGGAACAGCCTGATCCGCAACAGCGGCCTCTTCACCGAGGTATGGATTCCGCCGTTCCCGAACGACTCCGGCGCCGCGCTCGGCACCGCGGCCGCCGAGATGATGACCCAGGAGGGCAGAACCGCCCTGGACTGGGACGTGTTCCGCGGCCCCAGGCTGCTGCCGGCGACCGACGTACCCGGGTGGACCTGGGAACCGTGCGACGCCGCCGGGCTCGCCAAGGTCCTCCACGAAACCGCGGAGCCGGTCGTGGTCCTCAACGGGCGGGCCGAACTGGGACCCCGCGCGCTCGGCGGCCGCAGCATCCTCGCCACGGCCACCGACCCGAAGACCAAGGACCGACTCAACGACATCAAGGGCCGCGCCAACTACCGCCCGGTCGCCCCGATCTGCCTGGAACACCGGGCACCGGAGATCTTCGCCCCCGGCTGCCCCGACCCCTACATGCTCTTCGACCACGAGGTACGCCCCGGCTGGCACACCAAGATCCCGGCCGTCGTCCACCTCGACGGCACGGCCCGACTGCAGACCGTCACCGAGCACCACAACCCACTCCTGGCCGCCGTACTCACCGAGTACGAACACCTCAGCGGCGTACCGGTGCTGTGCAACACCAGCGCCAACGACCAGGGATGCGGCTTCTTCCCCGACGTGCGAGCGGCGGCACGCTGGGGCCGCGCGGACCTGCTCTGGTCGGACGGACGCCTGTACTCCCGGAAGTGA